In a genomic window of Candidatus Bathyarchaeota archaeon:
- a CDS encoding flavodoxin family protein, with product MKVVAFNGSPRKDGNTATLLRRVLNVLESEDIQTEFIQLGGQQIHGCIACGTCRELKNKECKIVNDNVNQYIQKMAEADGIILGSPTYFSMMTPELKALIDRAGYVAMSNGGLFKRKVGAAVVAVRRAGGIPTFDAINHFFLISQMIVPGSIYWNIGVGRLPGEVENDAEGLKTMEALGQNMAWVLKKLNAPEPFS from the coding sequence ATGAAAGTTGTTGCTTTTAATGGCAGTCCAAGAAAAGACGGAAACACCGCAACACTTCTCCGACGTGTTCTTAACGTGTTAGAAAGCGAGGACATACAAACGGAATTCATCCAGCTTGGCGGACAACAAATTCACGGCTGCATTGCATGTGGCACCTGCCGAGAACTCAAAAACAAAGAATGCAAAATCGTAAACGACAACGTAAACCAATACATCCAAAAAATGGCTGAAGCGGACGGAATCATTTTGGGTTCACCCACATATTTCTCGATGATGACACCCGAATTAAAGGCACTCATCGACCGCGCAGGCTATGTGGCAATGAGTAATGGGGGGCTATTTAAGCGGAAAGTAGGGGCAGCGGTGGTGGCGGTACGCAGAGCAGGCGGCATACCAACGTTTGATGCGATTAACCATTTCTTTCTCATCAGCCAAATGATTGTCCCCGGCTCCATCTACTGGAACATCGGCGTTGGGCGTCTCCCCGGCGAAGTCGAAAACGACGCTGAAGGCTTAAAAACCATGGAGGCGCTGGGGCAAAACATGGCGTGGGTTCTAAAAAAGCTCAATGCTCCCGAACCTTTCTCTTAG
- the hcp gene encoding hydroxylamine reductase, producing MFCYQCEQTAKGTGCTTIGVCGKNPQVATLQDLLVYKLRELSQLALQTQKAGDSDQKIDAFTAEALFVTLTNVNFDPQAIVSYLRKTEQYIEQLKKKTSTPLNILPLENTLEGLVAQGKQHGVNADAPENLDLHSLKWLLTIGLKGVAAYTYHAYLLGKQDPAVFDFIYEALASHFNKSLGANEYVGLVFKCGAVNLRAMELLDAGNTQTYGNPVPTKVPLGHKKGKAILVSGHDLMDLEAILKQTQGKGITVYTHGEMLPTHGYPKLKAYSHFYGHYGTAWQNQQKEFAQFPGAILMTTNCIQRPMDSYNANIFTAGPVGYPGVIHIQDHNFTPVIEKALSLPGFPDDQEGKTVLVGFGHNAVLSVADKVIGAVKAGHIKRFILVGGCDGAKPGRSYYTEFVEKAPKNTIILTLACGKFRFFDKELGTIDEIPRLLDIGQCNDAYSAVKIAQALADAFHVGVNDLPLSMVLSWYEQKAVAILLSLLYLGIKDIRIGPSLPAFITPGILNVLVEKFNIMPIKTADEDLKEIMK from the coding sequence ATGTTCTGTTACCAATGCGAACAAACCGCCAAGGGAACAGGCTGCACCACCATAGGCGTCTGCGGCAAAAACCCACAAGTCGCCACCCTCCAAGACCTCCTCGTCTACAAACTCCGCGAACTCAGCCAACTCGCACTCCAAACTCAAAAGGCAGGCGACAGCGACCAAAAAATTGATGCCTTCACCGCCGAAGCCCTATTTGTAACGCTCACAAACGTCAACTTCGACCCCCAAGCAATCGTAAGTTATCTGCGAAAAACCGAGCAGTACATCGAACAACTAAAGAAAAAAACATCAACCCCCCTCAACATTCTCCCCCTAGAAAACACGCTCGAAGGTTTAGTAGCACAGGGCAAACAGCACGGCGTCAACGCTGATGCCCCAGAAAACCTTGACCTACACTCCCTAAAGTGGCTACTGACCATCGGCTTAAAAGGAGTAGCCGCCTACACCTACCACGCCTACCTCCTAGGAAAACAAGACCCAGCCGTCTTCGACTTTATCTATGAGGCTCTTGCTTCGCACTTCAACAAGTCGCTTGGAGCCAACGAGTATGTAGGTTTAGTCTTCAAATGCGGCGCAGTCAACCTCCGCGCTATGGAGCTCCTTGACGCGGGCAACACCCAAACCTACGGCAACCCCGTCCCCACTAAAGTTCCCCTCGGACACAAAAAAGGCAAAGCCATCCTCGTCTCAGGCCATGACCTCATGGACCTAGAGGCAATCCTCAAACAAACCCAAGGCAAAGGCATAACCGTCTACACCCACGGAGAAATGCTACCCACACACGGTTACCCCAAACTCAAAGCTTATTCACACTTCTACGGACACTACGGCACCGCATGGCAAAATCAACAAAAAGAATTCGCCCAATTCCCCGGCGCCATCCTGATGACCACCAACTGCATCCAACGCCCCATGGACAGCTACAACGCCAACATCTTCACCGCTGGACCCGTCGGCTACCCCGGCGTCATCCACATCCAAGACCACAACTTTACCCCCGTAATCGAAAAAGCCCTATCACTCCCCGGCTTCCCAGACGACCAAGAAGGCAAAACTGTTCTTGTGGGCTTTGGACACAACGCTGTCCTCTCAGTAGCCGACAAAGTCATCGGCGCAGTTAAAGCTGGACACATCAAACGCTTCATACTCGTCGGAGGATGCGACGGCGCCAAACCTGGACGCAGCTACTACACAGAATTCGTCGAGAAAGCACCCAAAAACACCATCATCCTCACCTTAGCCTGCGGCAAATTCCGCTTCTTCGACAAAGAACTCGGCACCATCGACGAAATCCCACGACTGCTCGACATCGGACAATGCAACGACGCTTACAGCGCAGTCAAAATCGCCCAAGCCCTCGCTGACGCCTTCCACGTCGGAGTCAACGACCTTCCGCTATCTATGGTGCTCTCATGGTATGAACAGAAAGCCGTAGCCATCCTGCTCTCGCTGCTCTATTTGGGCATAAAAGACATCCGCATCGGACCCAGCCTCCCCGCCTTCATAACCCCCGGTATCCTCAACGTGTTGGTTGAGAAATTCAACATCATGCCCATAAAAACAGCAGACGAAGACCTCAAAGAAATAATGAAATAA